From a region of the Coffea arabica cultivar ET-39 chromosome 3e, Coffea Arabica ET-39 HiFi, whole genome shotgun sequence genome:
- the LOC140038374 gene encoding uncharacterized protein has translation MEMVSTCSIDRVLLDLELLLNSFRSRDDPYHDRVLLDRVRDAIKRMKFLKTFVMCARKWSHCNDLYLESDNVVKKVSLPSFLSCIEDTVHSLFLVLKSDARDVRYVGNEVFPKLLKQIKSFKQEIIQVYFTLASSRSLESNSCMPADELMEFIDLILQNLADLTTSDLCIFDMDPQVIAQFQALEEKLTFLKSFIPFAKLRGTADIPALLLANFEVMALNAARLSYMCSFWDDEEWHNPEFCSMIYEQQQKITAVDFQVFGIHMEVLRATRSSKSLHDRMMDKQILNNFNDSLISCLWELLCCSSSFVDSMKDEMRILYAGLRFLRSILRELQEKMDEQNEKIGALLSEAGIIICSPSLNRVKEGEVRFSESTEALDCYDMLANTNIHIKHFKDQISGSSIIESLPSFHSLRAPEVSKTSSHMLSKGKMPIAHEVMVGLDDEAGEVIERLIWGPEHVEIVPIVGMAGLGKTTLAQKVYNDSSVICNFHIRLWCTVSQAYNMKNVLLQILCSEGKHSRMDDEFQNLDEHALLEKLYKKLKENRYLVVFDDVWDIKVWNELRISFPDDKKGSKIIFTSRSSNVASQVEYGGKPHYLRPLGEKESFELLQKKVFGKEDCPQALHGLGMEIAEKCRGLPLALVVVAGVLATIEHDIWVWEKFAKSLTLTMVSGTDQCKKSLELSYEHLPYHLKACLLYFAAFREDEKISAENLMRLWIAEGFVEKIEGKRSEGIADEYLITTRKFPYYGILVRAL, from the coding sequence ATGGAGATGgtctccacttgcagcatcgatCGGGTCTTACTTGATCTAGAGTTGCTCCTGAACAGCTTCCGAAGCCGGGATGATCCTTACCATGATCGGGTCTTACTTGATCGTGTTCGTGATGCAATCAAACGCAtgaaatttctcaaaacatTTGTTATGTGTGCAAGAAAGTGGAGCCACTGCAATGATTTGTACTTGGAATCTGATAATGTAGTGAAGAAGGTGAGTCTTCCATCTTTCTTATCTTGCATTGAAGATACCGTTCACTCTCTTTTCCTTGTGTTGAAATCTGATGCACGTGACGTACGTTATGTTGGCAATGAAGTGTTCCCCAAATTGTTGAAACAAATCAAATCATTTAAGCAAGAAATCATCCAAGTTTACTTTACTTTGGCGAGCAGCAGATCATTGGAATCAAATTCTTGCATGCCAGCTGATGAACTAATGGAATTTATCGACCTTATTCTACAAAATCTAGCGGATTTAACAACTAGCGATTTGTGTATTTTTGATATGGATCCCCAAGTTATTGCTCAATTCCAAGCCCTTGAAGAAAAGCTAACATTCTTGAAAAGCTTCATACCCTTTGCCAAATTGCGAGGAACTGCAGATATTCCTGCTTTGCTATTGGCTAACTTTGAAGTGATGGCTTTGAACGCAGCACGCCTCTCTTACATGTGTTCTTTTTGGGATGATGAGGAATGGCACAATCCTGAGTTCTGCTCCATGATATATGAGCAACAACAGAAAATCACAGCTGTTGATTTTCAAGTCTTTGGGATTCACATGGAAGTTCTTAGAGCTACAAGGTCCTCAAAATCATTGCATGATAGAATGATGGATAAGCAGATATTGAACAACTTCAATGATTCTCTGATAAGTTGTCTCTGGGAGCTGTTATGCTGCAGCTCTAGCTTTGTGGATTCTATGAAAGATGAAATGCGAATACTCTATGCAGGACTGAGGTTTTTGAGAAGCATTTTAAGGGAGCTGCAGGAGAAGATGGATGAGCAAAACGAAAAAATTGGTGCTCTTCTTAGTGAGGCAGGCATTATAATTTGCTCGCCCTCTCTAAACAGAGTGAAGGAAGGAGAAGTTAGATTCTCAGAATCCACAGAGGCCCTTGACTGTTATGATATGCTGGCTAATACCAACATCCATATCAAGCATTTTAAGGATCAGATCAGTGGCTCAAGCATTATTGAAAGTCTTCCTTCCTTTCATAGCTTAAGAGCGCCAGAAGTTAGCAAGACTTCCAGCCACATGCTATCAAAAGGTAAAATGCCAATAGCCCATGAAGTCATGGTTGGTCTTGATGATGAGGCAGGAGAAGTAATTGAACGACTTATATGGGGACCAGAACATGTGGAAATTGTTCCCATTGTGGGAATGGCTGGGCTTGGTAAGACAACTTTAGCccaaaaagtttacaatgataGTTCAGTAATCTGTAACTTCCACATTCGTCTTTGGTGTACTGTTTCTCAAGCCTATAACATGAAAAATGTGTTACTTCAAATTTTGTGCTCTGAAGGCAAACATTCCAGGATGGATGATGAGTTTCAAAATCTGGATGAACATGCGCTGCTTGAAAAGCTCTACAAAAAGCTAAAGGAGAATCGGTATCTTGTTGTTTTTGATGATGTCTGGGACATTAAGGTATGGAATGAGCTGAGAATTTCATTCCCGGATGACAAGAAAGGAAGTAAAATCATCTTCACGAGCCGATCTTCTAATGTGGCTTCACAGGTTGAATATGGGGGGAAACCTCACTATCTTCGCCCGCTCGGTGAGAAAGAAAGTTTTGAATTACTGCAGAAGAAGgtatttggaaaagaagatTGTCCTCAAGCATTGCATGGGTTGGGAATGGAGATTGCCGAAAAGTGCAGGGGATTGCCACTTGCACTCGTTGTTGTAGCTGGGGTCCTAGCAACTATAGAGCATGATATTTGGGTTTGGGAAAAATTTGCTAAAAGTTTAACTTTAACCATGGTGTCTGGTACAGACCAGTGCAAGAAGTCGTTGGAGCTCAGTTATGAGCATTTACCATATCACTTGAAGGCATGCCTGCTGTATTTTGCTGCATTTCGAGAAGATGAAAAAATTAGTGCCGAGAATTTGATGCGTCTCTGGATTGCAGAAGGGTTTGTggaaaaaattgaaggaaagagATCAGAGGGCATTGCAGACGAATATCTGATCACCACAAGAAAATTTCCCTATTATGGCATACTTGTTAGGGCACTATGA